From Sphingomonas sp. PAMC26645:
ACGACGAGCCTTCGCAAGCGGCGGGTGCGCCGCGCCTTCGGGTGATGCACGTCATCACGCATCTCGACATGGGCGGCGCCGAGAATGTCGCGCTGGGGTTGATCGATGCCTTGCGCGACCGGGTCGAGTTCTCGTTGTTCGCGGTGCTGCGCCAGTCGCCGCTGAGCAAGGTCGGGCAGGACATGGCCGATCGGCTGGCGCGCTGGCACGTGCCGTTCCGGTTCGGCACCGAGCGCGGGTTCAAGTCGGGCGGCGTGGTCTTCGCGGCGCGGTCGCTCGCGCGCGCGGTTGCCGAGCAGCGACCCGACCTGATCCATGTCCATACCGAGATTCCGGAACTAACGCTGGCGGTGGCGGGGTTGATCTCGCGCCGCGTCCGCCGCAAGCCGTTGCTGCGTACCGTCCACAATAGCGAGTTGTGGATCGCCTGGGGCGGCATCGGCCGATGGGTGACGCAACGGCTGGCCAAGGGCGACGCGGTGGCGGTGTCGCGTAACGCCGCCAACGCTGACGCGGCGATCGTCACGCGCGGGCGCCGACCGCTCGCCGACGTCATCTATAACGGCGTGTCGCCACCGGCGACTTCTCCGATCGGGCGGGAAGAGGGCCCGGTACGCCTGTTGTTCGCGGGGCGGCTCGTTCATCAGAAGGGCGCCGACCTGTTGCCTGCTATCCTCCGAGAGGCTCATACCCGCACGCCGCGCCGTGACGTCGTGGTGACGATCGCCGGCTCTGGCGCGATGCGAGACTCGGTGGCGCAAGGATTAGCGGAGGGCCTGGAGGACTGGGACGTCGGGATGACCGCGCCGATCGAGCGGCTCTCCGAACGCCTGCAGGAGTATGATGCGGTCCTGCTGCCGTCACGGTTCGAGGGGTTTGCGCTGCTCCCGCTCGAGGTGCTGATGGCAGGCGTCGCGCTCGTGACGACCGACGCTCCAGGCCTCGATGAAGCGATCCCGGCTGACTATCCGTTCAAGGCCGCGGTCGACGACGTCGCGGGAATCGGCGCGCAACTGGCGGCGGTGATCGACGATCCGGCGACCGCACGCGTCACCGCGGCACGCTACGGCGCAGACCTCGCCCACAGCTTCAGCCCGGAGGCGATGGCGTCCGCGTATCTGGCACGCTATCGCTCGCGTGGGGATACGGGGGCAGAGTGACGGTCGCAGTCGGGATCAAGGCGCTGAACGAGGAGGCGTATATCGACGCCGCGATCGGCAGCGCGCGCGCGGCGCTCGACCGCGTCGGTGGCGGGCTAGTCGTGCTCGCGGACAGCGGATCGTCCGACGCGACGATAGAGCTGGCGCAGGCGTATCCCGGCACGCGGATCGCGCAGCTTGCCGATCCTGCCGAGCGGTCCTGCGGCACGGGGGCACAGCTCGCATTCCAGGCCGCGTCCGAGACACCCGGCGTCCAGTATTTCTACCTGCTCGACGGCGACATGGTCCTCGACCCGCACTTCCTCGAAGCAGGCATCGCGTTCCTCGAGGCGAACCCCCGCCACGCCGCGGTCGGAGGCCGCGTGCGCGAGGTCAACACCGACAGCATCGAGTTCGAACTCCGTGCGCGCAACGATCGCGTTAAGGGAAGCGCGGTGGCGGGCGATGTCGACCGCCTCGATTGCGGCGGTCTGTACCGCGTCGCCGCGGTGCAGCGCGTCGGGCATTTCGCCGACCGCAACCTCCACGCGTTCGAGGAATACGAGCTCGGCGCCCGGTTGCGCGCTGACGGCTGGCGACTGGCGCGGATCGACGTGCCCGCGGTCGAGCATCACGGCCATGCGACCGGCGGCTACCAGCTGATGTGGCGACGGTTGCGCACCGGCTATGCCGGAGGGCCGGGCGAAGTGATCCGCGCCGCCTGGGGCCGCCCGCACTGGTCGCAGGTCCTGCGCGGGTTCGCCCAGTTGCGCTACAGCGTGATCGTCTATGGCTGGTGGTTGGCGATGCTCGTCGCACTCGCGATGGGCCAGAGGATCGCCTTGCTCGCGATCCTGCTGCTGCCCTTGGCGTTCCTGACGATGCGCCGCCGGAGCTTGCGAGTCGGGATCTACTCGCTGGTGACATGGAACGTGATC
This genomic window contains:
- a CDS encoding glycosyltransferase; its protein translation is MTVAVGIKALNEEAYIDAAIGSARAALDRVGGGLVVLADSGSSDATIELAQAYPGTRIAQLADPAERSCGTGAQLAFQAASETPGVQYFYLLDGDMVLDPHFLEAGIAFLEANPRHAAVGGRVREVNTDSIEFELRARNDRVKGSAVAGDVDRLDCGGLYRVAAVQRVGHFADRNLHAFEEYELGARLRADGWRLARIDVPAVEHHGHATGGYQLMWRRLRTGYAGGPGEVIRAAWGRPHWSQVLRGFAQLRYSVIVYGWWLAMLVALAMGQRIALLAILLLPLAFLTMRRRSLRVGIYSLVTWNVIAIGMLQGLVRVRRPAGAPVAARDLSAPGR
- a CDS encoding glycosyltransferase family 4 protein encodes the protein MLLGPAWTRLPGVATRRRRRGADHLVTGTNDEPSQAAGAPRLRVMHVITHLDMGGAENVALGLIDALRDRVEFSLFAVLRQSPLSKVGQDMADRLARWHVPFRFGTERGFKSGGVVFAARSLARAVAEQRPDLIHVHTEIPELTLAVAGLISRRVRRKPLLRTVHNSELWIAWGGIGRWVTQRLAKGDAVAVSRNAANADAAIVTRGRRPLADVIYNGVSPPATSPIGREEGPVRLLFAGRLVHQKGADLLPAILREAHTRTPRRDVVVTIAGSGAMRDSVAQGLAEGLEDWDVGMTAPIERLSERLQEYDAVLLPSRFEGFALLPLEVLMAGVALVTTDAPGLDEAIPADYPFKAAVDDVAGIGAQLAAVIDDPATARVTAARYGADLAHSFSPEAMASAYLARYRSRGDTGAE